ATTGTTTTCCACCCAATTTGTAAGTTCCTTTCGATGCGCTGCATAATTTCTATTTTCAATTAAAGCCAAGGAATCAATGAATTCAGTTCTTTCAGATTTTTTAGCTTCTCTGATTTCCCTACGTACATCATCCATCCATTTAGACAGTGATTCCTTTCTAAATACTTCGTACGCATTTAATAACTCCACATCCGTTGCCCCAGAAGCCATTAACTTTTTTTGACTATACGAAATCCGGACTCTTTGCATATTATCTACAGCCAGATACACTTCTCCAACGTCATCAATACTCAGAACATATAAGCCTGGTTCCTGATGCGCGGTATAATCCAAATTTCCTCCTGCATCAATTCGAATGGAGTCAACAAAAACATTCTTTCTATGATCAATATCCCATAGCTTTAAAGCTCCTGATTTACTTTTTATTTCAGAGAAGCTCCCTGCTATGGTAAACTGATATGATTGACCATTCAAAAATTGGGTCATCCCAATCAATAACACCACTAAAATCTTACGCATATATCCAATCTTAAACCGCAAACTTGCGACTTAAACTACACTAAAACTGTAACCCTACAGACAAAAGGATCTTTACGTAAAAACTACTTTATATCGTAGCAATACACTTTAGCTCTATCGCAATTGGAGTTGGCAATGCATTAATTTCTACTGTAGTTCTGCACGGCTGAACGTCTGAGAAATATTCCGCATAAATTCGATTAAAGGTTAAGAAATCTCTTTTCATATCCACAAGAAAAACGGTAACATCCACCAGGTTTTCCCATTTCGAACCTGAAGCTTCCAATACTGCTCTTACATTGTTAAAAACAGAATGACATTGTGCTTCGAAATCAAACTCTTCAAAATGACCATTTGCATTCACCTTTAACCCTGGTACTTTTGAATCTGTTCCATCAGAACCTGCAGTTCTTGGTCCTACACCAGATAAAAACAATAAATTTCCAACTTGACGGGCGTGAGGATAAGCTCCTACTGGTTTTGGAGCATTTGAAGCATTTATTTTATCTGAACTCATTTTGTTTATTTTGATTTAGCCACAAATGTAGTGAATCAACGAAAAAAGGATTGGTTCTACTGGGATAAATACACCCACTTCATTTTTCTAATTTGATTTTTGTAGATTTTATTTAAATACGAAAATTAATACCGCGTCTTTTCTATCTTTGGAGGCTTTAAAAATGGCCATATCCTCTGGAATGGCTAAGTTATTCAGCCAAAAATATTTGTTTGATGGACGATAAGTCAAAAAAATTACTCGAGATAAAAAAAGAAGCTGAGCTCGGTGGTGGCCAGAAAAGAATTGATGCGCAACACAAAAAAGGCAAACTAACTGCACGCGAAAGAATCCATTTCCTATTGGATGAAGGATCTTTTCAAGAGTTGGGTCAATTGGTCACTCATAGATCAACGCTTTTTGGACTCGATAAACAAAAGTTTTTGGGTGACGGAGTTGTAACCGGTTATGGTAAAATCAACGGTCGATTGGTATATGTTTTCTCTCAGGATTTTACTGTACTAGGAGGGTCTTTGGCAGAGGCACATGCAGAAAAAATTGTTCGTGTAATGGATCTCGCCATGAAAAACGGAGCTCCAATTATCGGTTTAAATGATTCAGGTGGTGCTAGAATTCAAGAGGGAGTTGTATCTCTTGGGGGTTATGCAGATATCTTCTATAAAAATACTTTAGCTAGTGGTGTTATTCCACAATTATCAGCTATTATGGGGCCTTGTGCCGGAGGAGCCGTTTATTCTCCAGCGCTTACGGATTTTATCATGATGGTCGAAAACACTTCTTACATGTTCGTTACCGGTCCTAACGTTGTGAAAACCGTAACACATGAAGTCGTGAGCTCAGAAGATTTAGGAGGTGCATCTGCGCACTCTGTTAAATCAGGAGTAAGTCAGATTACTGCGGCAAACGAAATCGAAGCTTTCGAAAAATTACGTAATCTATTGTCTTACATCCCTCAAAACTGTGAGGAAAATCCTCCTTCTGTTCCATATAAATTTGGAAATGAAACAAGACCTGAGCTAAATAATATCGTACCAGAAAATCCTAATCAACCATACGACATTCATGATGTAATTCAAGGTGTGATTGACTACGATTCTTTTTATGAAGTTCATAAAGAATACGCGGACAATATTGTTGTTGGTTTTGCCAGATTAGCAGGTAAATCAATTGGTATTGTAGCTAATCAGCCAGCTGTACTTGCAGGAGTATTGGATATCAACTCTTCTAAAAAAGCAGCTCGTTTTGTTCGTTTCTGTGATGCATTCAACATCCCATTATTGGTATTCGAAGATGTACCTGGATTCCTTCCGGGAACCGACCAGGAATGGAACGCTATTATTACCAATGGCGCGAAATTGCTTTATGCATTTAGTGAAGCTACCGTTCCAAGAATTACAGTGATTACGCGTAAGGCTTATGGTGGAGCTTACGATGTAATGAATTCAAAGCATATTGGTGCAGACATGAACTTCGCCTGGCCAGGTGCGGAGATTGCAGTAATGGGAGCTAAGGGTGCGGCAGAAATCATTTTTAGAAATGACATTAAAAATGCA
This genomic interval from bacterium SCSIO 12643 contains the following:
- a CDS encoding RidA family protein gives rise to the protein MSSDKINASNAPKPVGAYPHARQVGNLLFLSGVGPRTAGSDGTDSKVPGLKVNANGHFEEFDFEAQCHSVFNNVRAVLEASGSKWENLVDVTVFLVDMKRDFLTFNRIYAEYFSDVQPCRTTVEINALPTPIAIELKCIATI
- a CDS encoding acyl-CoA carboxylase subunit beta, producing MDDKSKKLLEIKKEAELGGGQKRIDAQHKKGKLTARERIHFLLDEGSFQELGQLVTHRSTLFGLDKQKFLGDGVVTGYGKINGRLVYVFSQDFTVLGGSLAEAHAEKIVRVMDLAMKNGAPIIGLNDSGGARIQEGVVSLGGYADIFYKNTLASGVIPQLSAIMGPCAGGAVYSPALTDFIMMVENTSYMFVTGPNVVKTVTHEVVSSEDLGGASAHSVKSGVSQITAANEIEAFEKLRNLLSYIPQNCEENPPSVPYKFGNETRPELNNIVPENPNQPYDIHDVIQGVIDYDSFYEVHKEYADNIVVGFARLAGKSIGIVANQPAVLAGVLDINSSKKAARFVRFCDAFNIPLLVFEDVPGFLPGTDQEWNAIITNGAKLLYAFSEATVPRITVITRKAYGGAYDVMNSKHIGADMNFAWPGAEIAVMGAKGAAEIIFRNDIKNADNPEEMWKQKEAEYAENFAHPYRAASRGYVDDVILPEDTREKLILAFESLENKVDKLPKKKHGNIPL